A single genomic interval of Koleobacter methoxysyntrophicus harbors:
- a CDS encoding N-acyl-D-amino-acid deacylase family protein: MIIMDVVIKNGLVFDPRWEKPQRLNVGLKGEKIAVITEKGLTGETVIDAEGKVVSPGFINIHSHSDKNFKGQGYYFETAESELKMGVTTLVGGNCGVSPIDFKEYRDYINENGAPNNYLGFMGHTSLRAAAGKQDRYTPANAGEIAKMRDFLKRGMESGAIGLSFGLEYAPGTDMEEISGVCEALKEFPDALLSAHYRYDADRASEGVEEMIEISKTTGIPMQISHLNSGICFGRAKDSLEVFHRARANGIDVMADCYPYNAFSTYIGSAVFDPGCLEKWNAGYEDLQVAEGEFAGQRCTEELFNRLRSENPDIYLNAFVMKEEEVVEVLKDPFTMIASDGLLRGGQGHPRVSGTFPRVLGRYSRELKALTLKEALYKMTTMPAERLRLRGRGVLEEGAFGDIVIFDYSVIIDKADFTRPALSPEGIEYVLVNGRPAVFDGKVVNKKLGRAL, from the coding sequence ATGATAATAATGGATGTGGTAATAAAAAACGGGTTAGTCTTTGATCCGCGATGGGAGAAGCCTCAAAGGCTCAATGTGGGTTTAAAAGGGGAAAAAATTGCGGTTATAACGGAAAAGGGCCTGACCGGGGAAACAGTTATTGATGCTGAAGGTAAAGTGGTCAGCCCCGGTTTTATTAATATTCACAGCCATAGTGATAAAAATTTTAAAGGGCAGGGTTACTATTTTGAAACGGCCGAATCCGAACTGAAAATGGGGGTTACTACCCTTGTGGGGGGTAACTGCGGCGTAAGCCCTATAGATTTTAAAGAGTATAGGGATTATATAAACGAAAACGGAGCACCGAACAATTATCTGGGTTTTATGGGCCATACATCATTGAGGGCAGCGGCTGGGAAACAGGATAGGTACACTCCTGCAAATGCCGGAGAAATTGCAAAAATGAGGGATTTTTTAAAGAGGGGTATGGAGAGCGGTGCTATAGGTTTATCCTTTGGTTTAGAATACGCACCCGGCACTGATATGGAAGAAATATCAGGGGTGTGTGAAGCTCTTAAGGAATTCCCGGATGCCCTTTTAAGTGCCCATTATCGTTATGATGCTGATAGGGCTTCTGAAGGTGTGGAGGAAATGATAGAAATTTCAAAAACTACAGGGATTCCCATGCAGATCTCCCACTTAAACAGCGGGATATGTTTCGGCCGGGCAAAGGATAGTTTGGAGGTCTTCCACAGGGCAAGGGCAAATGGGATTGATGTAATGGCTGACTGCTATCCATACAATGCCTTCAGCACCTATATCGGTTCTGCCGTCTTTGACCCGGGCTGCCTTGAAAAATGGAACGCAGGTTATGAAGACCTGCAGGTGGCCGAGGGCGAGTTCGCAGGCCAGAGGTGTACCGAAGAGCTTTTTAACAGGCTCCGCTCAGAAAACCCCGATATATATCTGAATGCATTTGTAATGAAGGAAGAGGAAGTGGTAGAGGTGCTTAAGGACCCCTTTACCATGATAGCCAGCGATGGGCTGTTGAGGGGAGGTCAGGGACACCCGAGGGTATCGGGTACCTTCCCCAGGGTTTTGGGTAGATATTCCAGGGAATTAAAGGCCTTGACCCTTAAAGAAGCCCTATATAAGATGACGACAATGCCTGCAGAAAGGCTTAGGTTAAGGGGAAGAGGAGTCCTGGAAGAAGGAGCCTTCGGGGATATCGTTATCTTCGACTATTCTGTTATAATAGATAAAGCTGATTTTACGAGGCCCGCCCTTTCACCTGAAGGGATTGAGTATGTCCTGGTTAATGGCAGGCCGGCAGTATTTGATGGAAAGGTAGTTAACAAGAAACTGGGAAGGGCGCTATAA
- a CDS encoding type III pantothenate kinase, which translates to MILVMDVGNTNIVLGVYEGEELKVNWRVSTHRQTSDEFGMLVRNLFEYEGINMQNIKAVVISSVVPPLMPILEKMCEKYFKIKPLVVGPGVKTGMNIRYENPREVGADRIVNAVAAYHLYGGPVIVVDFGTATTFCAVSKDGDYLGGAISPGIGISTEALFQRAAKLPRIELAKPERVIGRNTVSSMQSGIVYGYIGLVEYLVKRFKEELGNPDTFVVATGGLSRLIGSESRYIDEVNPLLTLEGLRLIYEKNKDLI; encoded by the coding sequence ATGATTTTAGTAATGGATGTGGGTAATACGAATATAGTTTTAGGGGTGTATGAGGGTGAAGAGTTAAAGGTAAACTGGAGGGTATCGACCCATAGACAGACATCCGATGAATTCGGTATGCTGGTCAGAAATCTCTTTGAATACGAAGGGATAAACATGCAGAATATAAAGGCAGTTGTTATCTCATCCGTTGTTCCGCCGCTGATGCCGATTCTCGAAAAGATGTGTGAAAAATACTTCAAAATTAAACCGCTGGTAGTAGGCCCGGGCGTAAAAACGGGAATGAATATACGCTACGAAAACCCCAGAGAGGTAGGAGCCGATCGTATTGTAAATGCTGTTGCGGCGTACCACTTATACGGAGGGCCCGTAATAGTTGTTGATTTCGGGACGGCCACCACCTTCTGTGCAGTGAGCAAAGACGGCGACTATCTGGGCGGAGCCATAAGCCCGGGAATCGGAATCTCTACAGAAGCGCTGTTCCAGAGGGCTGCCAAACTTCCGCGTATAGAACTGGCTAAGCCCGAAAGGGTTATCGGCCGGAATACCGTCTCCAGCATGCAGTCGGGTATCGTTTACGGCTATATCGGCCTTGTAGAATACCTGGTAAAACGTTTTAAAGAGGAACTCGGAAACCCTGATACCTTTGTGGTGGCCACCGGTGGGCTGTCAAGATTAATAGGCAGCGAGTCCAGGTACATCGATGAAGTAAACCCCCTTTTGACCCTGGAAGGCCTGCGGTTGATTTATGAAAAAAATAAAGACCTGATATAA
- a CDS encoding Na+/H+ antiporter NhaC family protein: MEHYGFLSILPPIIAITLAIITKEVFVSLVIGIFTGALIISNYSFFTAFTKSVELVINTVADAEWNIRVLLFTLLLGAIVGLLAKSGSTIAFGEWATKRIKTRGTSLLASWILGVLIFMDDYFNCLTVGTVMRPITDRFKVSRAKLAFIIDSTAAPVCILVPISTWVAYVMSLTAPEFERFSIEMNPFQAFVAMIPFNLYPWLIVLMVLVTSFTSLEFGPMARAELRALKTGELLEDTSTPPPGDDFSGMEVSKKGKPTDLIVPILVLIFLTLAGMAYTGGYFEGGKSLIRAIMDCDSATALVYGAVLTIIITVIMYRIEGVLNVSESMAAILQGFKSMMIAVAILSLAWSIGSITRELGAGDYVASIVSKGFPDALIPFLIFVTSAFMAFAMGTSWGTYAIMIPIAVPLAMAVDKYLLVSIAAVLAGGTFGDHCSPISDTTIMSSTGASCHHIEHVNTQLPYAFTAAAVAAVGFLAAGFIENAFIVWAGTIVLFFIVVKFLHMFWSQDIPPNAKKALDVKK, translated from the coding sequence ATGGAACACTATGGTTTTTTATCTATTCTACCACCTATAATAGCTATTACCCTGGCTATTATAACAAAAGAGGTGTTCGTGTCACTGGTTATAGGCATTTTTACAGGTGCCCTAATTATCAGCAATTATAGTTTTTTTACGGCTTTTACAAAATCAGTTGAACTTGTAATTAATACGGTGGCTGACGCTGAGTGGAACATCAGGGTGCTCCTGTTTACCCTTCTTCTGGGGGCTATTGTTGGTCTTCTTGCTAAATCCGGAAGCACTATAGCCTTTGGAGAATGGGCAACAAAGAGGATCAAAACCAGAGGGACTTCCCTTCTGGCTTCATGGATTTTAGGGGTATTAATCTTTATGGATGACTACTTCAATTGTTTAACCGTCGGAACGGTGATGAGGCCCATTACCGATAGGTTCAAGGTTTCCAGGGCAAAATTAGCATTTATTATCGATTCTACTGCTGCTCCCGTTTGTATCCTTGTGCCTATATCAACGTGGGTTGCCTATGTAATGTCATTGACAGCCCCGGAGTTTGAAAGGTTTTCAATTGAAATGAATCCTTTTCAGGCCTTTGTTGCCATGATACCCTTTAATCTCTACCCCTGGCTCATAGTCCTGATGGTTCTGGTTACTTCTTTTACCAGCCTGGAGTTCGGGCCCATGGCAAGGGCAGAACTGAGAGCCTTGAAAACGGGAGAACTCCTGGAGGATACATCAACACCCCCGCCCGGTGATGATTTTTCCGGCATGGAAGTCTCGAAGAAAGGTAAGCCCACTGACCTGATCGTGCCTATTCTGGTATTAATTTTCCTGACCCTGGCCGGAATGGCATATACCGGCGGGTATTTTGAAGGGGGTAAAAGCCTGATAAGGGCAATTATGGATTGCGATTCTGCCACGGCCCTGGTTTACGGTGCAGTGCTGACCATAATTATAACCGTTATTATGTACAGGATTGAGGGGGTACTGAATGTATCTGAATCCATGGCTGCTATTCTGCAGGGATTTAAGTCAATGATGATTGCTGTAGCAATACTGTCCCTGGCCTGGTCTATAGGCAGTATAACGAGGGAACTGGGAGCCGGGGACTATGTGGCCAGCATTGTAAGCAAGGGGTTCCCCGATGCCCTGATACCCTTCCTGATTTTCGTGACATCGGCCTTTATGGCTTTTGCAATGGGGACCTCATGGGGGACCTATGCCATAATGATTCCCATAGCTGTTCCCCTGGCAATGGCTGTTGACAAGTACCTGCTGGTTTCCATAGCAGCCGTGCTGGCGGGAGGGACCTTCGGTGACCACTGTTCACCGATTTCCGATACTACAATAATGTCATCAACAGGTGCCAGCTGCCATCATATTGAACACGTAAATACCCAGCTTCCATATGCATTTACCGCTGCTGCCGTAGCAGCTGTAGGCTTTTTGGCGGCAGGGTTTATAGAAAATGCCTTCATAGTATGGGCAGGAACCATAGTTCTATTCTTCATAGTTGTTAAGTTCCTTCACATGTTTTGGAGCCAGGACATTCCACCTAATGCAAAAAAAGCTTTGGATGTAAAAAAATAA
- a CDS encoding alpha-hydroxy-acid oxidizing protein: MTVDEVRIRARERFKGICRVCKFCDGVACAGEVPGMGGVGTGTSFKNNIKALEKYRVNLRVIHDITEPVIRTQIFGKELSMPILGAAVAGGKINFRGYFTEEEFVSSQIEGAVSAGTIAMTGDGGDPTLFTTGLESLKNAGCSGIPVIKPRKTRDIIKRIKDAEKFDITAIGIDIDAAGLINMTRMGQYVGPMTVSDLKEITSSTKLPVVLKGIMTVEDALAAVEAGIAGIVVSNHGGRALDFTPGTAEVLPEIADAVKGKITILADGGVRYGIDVLKMIALGADAVLIGRPVAIAAVGGGARGVEMVYNKMADELRSAMILTGCRDVNSIDRKILRCHFVALSDE; encoded by the coding sequence ATGACCGTTGATGAGGTTAGGATTCGTGCACGAGAGCGTTTTAAAGGCATATGCAGGGTTTGTAAATTCTGTGATGGGGTTGCCTGTGCCGGAGAGGTCCCGGGGATGGGGGGTGTAGGCACAGGTACATCCTTTAAAAACAATATCAAGGCCCTTGAAAAATACAGGGTTAACCTGAGGGTAATCCATGATATTACTGAACCCGTTATACGGACGCAGATATTTGGTAAAGAGTTATCAATGCCCATATTGGGAGCAGCTGTAGCAGGAGGAAAAATCAATTTCAGGGGATATTTTACCGAAGAGGAATTCGTATCATCTCAAATAGAAGGGGCCGTATCGGCAGGCACAATAGCCATGACCGGAGATGGAGGCGACCCTACCCTTTTTACTACAGGCCTTGAATCTTTGAAAAATGCCGGTTGCAGCGGAATTCCTGTTATAAAACCCAGGAAAACCCGGGATATTATAAAAAGGATAAAAGATGCTGAAAAGTTCGATATCACCGCAATAGGGATAGATATAGATGCGGCAGGGCTCATTAATATGACAAGGATGGGCCAGTACGTGGGCCCGATGACGGTTTCCGATTTAAAGGAAATAACTTCATCTACAAAACTGCCGGTCGTCCTGAAAGGTATTATGACTGTTGAAGATGCCCTTGCCGCAGTGGAGGCAGGGATAGCCGGAATAGTTGTATCAAACCACGGAGGGAGGGCACTGGATTTTACCCCGGGAACGGCCGAGGTCCTTCCCGAAATAGCTGATGCGGTTAAGGGGAAGATTACTATTTTGGCAGATGGCGGAGTCCGCTATGGAATAGATGTCCTGAAAATGATTGCCTTAGGAGCCGATGCCGTTCTCATAGGAAGACCGGTGGCTATAGCAGCCGTTGGCGGAGGAGCCCGGGGTGTGGAGATGGTTTATAACAAGATGGCTGATGAACTGAGGTCAGCGATGATACTTACAGGGTGCAGGGATGTCAATTCTATAGACAGGAAGATTTTGCGGTGCCACTTCGTAGCACTTTCAGATGAATGA
- the dusB gene encoding tRNA dihydrouridine synthase DusB, producing the protein MRIANLLLRNNIILAPIAGVTDLPFRILARREGCGLAFTEMVSAKGLYYNNENTERLLDTCDEDRPLGVQIFGSDPEIMGWAARELSRREFDLIDINMGCPTPKIVKNGDGSALLLKPDLARRVIASVVEASRLPVTVKIRIGWDEKNINGIEIAEIASKAGASAVTVHGRTRNQFYSGKARWDIIREIKQRVPIPVIGNGDVFTPEDAKNMLEQTGCDGVMIARGALGNPRIFREVIYYLKTGQKLSPMGPKEKLEFALRHLYMVIEYKGERTGIKEMRKHFAWYLKGIKNSNRVKESLYRADSAAEVVKIIEEFANRQEEGEG; encoded by the coding sequence ATGAGGATTGCAAATCTACTTTTAAGAAATAATATAATTCTTGCACCTATCGCTGGGGTAACTGACCTGCCTTTCCGCATCCTGGCCAGGAGGGAGGGCTGCGGTCTGGCTTTTACCGAAATGGTAAGCGCCAAAGGCCTGTATTATAACAACGAAAACACGGAGAGGCTTCTTGATACATGTGATGAAGACAGACCTCTGGGGGTTCAGATCTTCGGCAGTGACCCTGAGATAATGGGTTGGGCAGCCCGGGAGCTTTCACGCAGGGAATTCGATTTAATAGACATTAATATGGGGTGCCCCACTCCGAAGATTGTAAAGAATGGGGACGGTTCCGCCCTTCTCTTAAAGCCGGATCTTGCCCGGCGGGTTATTGCTTCTGTGGTAGAGGCATCAAGACTGCCGGTTACGGTAAAAATAAGGATAGGCTGGGACGAAAAGAACATTAACGGCATTGAAATAGCGGAAATTGCCTCGAAGGCGGGGGCATCGGCAGTAACCGTCCACGGGAGAACTCGAAACCAGTTCTACAGCGGGAAGGCCAGATGGGATATTATAAGAGAGATAAAACAGCGGGTTCCCATTCCCGTTATAGGAAACGGGGATGTATTTACCCCTGAAGATGCTAAAAATATGCTGGAACAAACGGGTTGTGACGGGGTTATGATAGCCAGAGGAGCCCTCGGCAACCCGCGGATATTCAGGGAAGTGATCTATTATTTAAAGACAGGTCAGAAACTTTCTCCTATGGGGCCGAAGGAAAAATTAGAATTTGCCCTGAGGCATTTATATATGGTAATCGAATATAAAGGGGAGCGTACGGGAATTAAGGAGATGAGGAAACACTTTGCCTGGTACCTGAAAGGGATAAAAAATTCCAACAGGGTGAAGGAAAGTTTGTACAGGGCAGATTCTGCTGCTGAAGTCGTAAAAATCATTGAGGAATTTGCAAACCGGCAGGAGGAGGGAGAAGGTTAA